GCGCAGCACTCGTCGACCTTCGTCGCGACGCGAATCGAGCTGCCGGTCGTGGACATTACGTGCAACTACAACTCTTACCGTTACAAGACCCTCGAGGAGAGCCTAAAGGAGCGTTACGGCGCGAATTATCCACCGGGCAAGGTTGTGCTGAACTATATTCAATTAAACACGCCGGACTCGAGGAGCGGCAACGAGAGCGACGTCGGTGGCGATCTTCTGGATCCTTTCAACGTCAACGACACCGGCACGTACTCGTCGTCGGTGTCCACAAAGCGGGAAACGGAATATCTAAATCTTCTGGATCATTTCGTATTAAGGAGGCGGGGAAGGGCTCTGACCGCGGGGAAGTTTACCGAGACGCCTTCGTTTGCGGACGAAAGAACTGGCTCTACCAGTCTCGAGCTGTCGTACTCTCACGTCGGTACATGGAGCCAATCCACCCTGAGAGATTCAGTCGCTCACGAAAAGGAATCCAGGTCGTCTGGCAATCAACGTCCCTCGAAAGGTACGAAATATACACAACTTCGGCGATCAAGTCGGTCGCCGCAATCAAGACGGTTCCCCGATTTCtgcaactttaatttttgccgGCTGTTAACAGAcgttcgcaaaaaaaaaacgtatcgaattttatttttgacgaATGTTCCAAATATTTCTACGGAGCGTGAAATAAAATCTGTAAATACGATCGATGCCTTTAGGATTCGCGGCCGGATAAGACAAGAGCGAATCTGGCATCGCTCCTTCGGCGATGATCCATTTCGCGATAATAATCGAACGCGCCGATATATGCGCCGTGGTCCTCCCGAATATTGTTAACACGCGTCGGCGCTATTCCTCTTGCACCCGCCTTACATTCTCGTCATTACCACGGCGCGTCACGTCGTCGCCTGAATACTAATAGGCAGGCGAATACAGCAGCCGGGGATGCCCCGTGCATCTGGCTCGTCATTCGAGGAATCGTCATCGTCCTCGCTCTGAATAGGGATCGGTAATGGATAGGGAGGGCCGGCCCCGCAGGATAGCTCTCTAGGAATCGCGTCTATTTATTGATCGCCTCCTGGTGCATTGGAATATTCAATCCGTCTCTCAGGACTGCGATCCTGCGAGTACACGGTGGCGCATCTCTTTCTGTCACCGACAACTTGGGCTatttctcttcctcctcctccccccccttcTCCCTCCTGTCGAATAGATCTCGCGGAGAGACGACTTTATCTTCTACAATCGTAAGTAGCCTTCGATGTCGCGTTACCTATTAATGCCTCGCTGATTGAGTCGTTCGGAGCTCGTCTTAAATAGCAGTCGGATTGCAACAGTTTGTTAACGACCCAACTTggcaaattgaaaatatattagtcCGAAATCGGGTACCGAATAACCgacaaaaaaaagagtaaaggGGCAGACACCAAAACAGAAAATCTACGATAGTGTCTAATTCTCAAGTTTATTGCCCACGTGTTGTAGGTAAGAGGATAATGATCCCGCTCTGTCTAGGTATTGAATACAACCaaagcggcggcggcgcaaATAAACGTCTCAGCAGCTCGCAGAGAGTGCTCAGGCGATAGTGCGAAGCAAGATCGATCTCGGGATAGACGGTAATCTCATCCGAGTGAGCCTTGGTCCAGCCTGCAATTTGTCATGAAGTCGGGGGGAGAAAACACACAGGAAAATGGTAAGTTTAGCGGCGAAGGAGATAAAAGTACAGCGGTGCCTATGCTATTAGCTTTTAGTTTAAGCCGGAAATTCGAGACCGGAAGCTTGAGGGTACGGAACTTGCAGGTGAAGCAGTCTCGTGAGAAAGCGTGGTCAGCGAAGGGGCCGGCCGAACGTGAAGCGTAAAAAATCAGATCCCAGTGACTGCGAGGGAGAAGAAGGAAGATACACACAAGCggtaaaaaagagaatttattGAAACTCGTTCTGAGTGTCGAATAGATGAGGTTTACTTAGTGCCCTCCACGAGAGAGAAAGCTCGCGTTGAAATTCGATTAAAACCAGAAGGATAATTAACCAACCCTGCGAGAGACTTCGATTGGGAAAACTTTCGAGGCGTTTTTGACCCGAGCGGAGATTGACGGCTGATCCTCCCGAGTAATTTTCCGACGATGACAAAATATCCGCTCCCGACACGCTCGTTTAATcacattaattacattttgattcGCTCGTCAGTGCGAACGTCGATGATAACATTTATCATAATTGAGCAGCTGGCAAATcgcaaaaaaaagtaactgtcGTTAATTTTGGCGCATATACTGTTAAATTCGTAATATCACAAATTGCACCTAATTTGAGTCATTTCATAAAACATTCCTATCGCCGCTGCTTTTACTCAATAtgtcgttaattaattaaatcaatggaattaaacaatttaactcgagaaatacattaacaaatttagtttattatttattaagtgtATAATATGAACTTGCTCGTCTCAATTACAGAAATGGaatcaatttaattgtttttcaaatcatattttttcagcttttatgattgaaatttttgttttgtagaaagaaaattttatagtaatttttgtaataaaatattaaataccgtatatttacataattcgAGATATACAcagaaattaagaataatgaaattttatttaactgaaGGAAttggtttaaatttaatcctttaatatttaacagtgTGAGCCTCAATTAAGATCGCGTTTTATGTGACTTCACATTACGACGATCAGATTATTCAGAATTAAAATCCATTCAGTAAATTCTCTCTCGTCAGTGAAtgataatacataaatacagcGGACTTTTGTCAACGGAAATGTAATCGAACGGAACGTGGAATAAGCAAGCATTCCCGAGTGCTCGAGTTCGACGTAGAACGAGGTCTGAT
This genomic window from Monomorium pharaonis isolate MP-MQ-018 chromosome 8, ASM1337386v2, whole genome shotgun sequence contains:
- the LOC105829426 gene encoding uncharacterized protein LOC105829426 isoform X1; this encodes MRCNNNLRFLDKIIGYFAALLAVVRAGIIGPGATAVAVAQQPAATVIRAENYDSPRYSFEYSVADGLTGDNKAQEETRNGDAVHGSYSLIEPDGTRRVVSYAADPINGFNAVVQRDTPGITVKAAAVAAAAPLAVATVRPVAVVTPSVIAAAAPAAVAVRPQLQHPWKLFAALRCRLTENADGDAWCKRNLVQHYPKLPDLLNSNSESRMMVCPTRTVLSSPTVPCVASAGQQQQQQQQPVRKTIPLAQHSSTFVATRIELPVVDITCNYNSYRYKTLEESLKERYGANYPPGKVVLNYIQLNTPDSRSGNESDVGGDLLDPFNVNDTGTYSSSVSTKRETEYLNLLDHFVLRRRGRALTAGKFTETPSFADERTGSTSLELSYSHVGTWSQSTLRDSVAHEKESRSSGNQRPSKGTKYTQLRRSSRSPQSRRFPDFCNFNFCRLLTDVRKKKTYRILFLTNVPNISTEREIKSVNTIDAFRIRGRIRQERIWHRSFGDDPFRDNNRTRRYMRRGPPEYC
- the LOC105829426 gene encoding uncharacterized protein LOC105829426 isoform X2; this translates as MSYKIIGYFAALLAVVRAGIIGPGATAVAVAQQPAATVIRAENYDSPRYSFEYSVADGLTGDNKAQEETRNGDAVHGSYSLIEPDGTRRVVSYAADPINGFNAVVQRDTPGITVKAAAVAAAAPLAVATVRPVAVVTPSVIAAAAPAAVAVRPQLQHPWKLFAALRCRLTENADGDAWCKRNLVQHYPKLPDLLNSNSESRMMVCPTRTVLSSPTVPCVASAGQQQQQQQQPVRKTIPLAQHSSTFVATRIELPVVDITCNYNSYRYKTLEESLKERYGANYPPGKVVLNYIQLNTPDSRSGNESDVGGDLLDPFNVNDTGTYSSSVSTKRETEYLNLLDHFVLRRRGRALTAGKFTETPSFADERTGSTSLELSYSHVGTWSQSTLRDSVAHEKESRSSGNQRPSKGTKYTQLRRSSRSPQSRRFPDFCNFNFCRLLTDVRKKKTYRILFLTNVPNISTEREIKSVNTIDAFRIRGRIRQERIWHRSFGDDPFRDNNRTRRYMRRGPPEYC